The proteins below come from a single Balaenoptera musculus isolate JJ_BM4_2016_0621 chromosome 1, mBalMus1.pri.v3, whole genome shotgun sequence genomic window:
- the PDIK1L gene encoding serine/threonine-protein kinase PDIK1L isoform X2: MVSSQPKYDLIREVGRGSYGVVYEAVIRKTSARVAVKKIRCHAPENVELALREFWALSSIKSQHPNVIHLEECILQKDGMVQKMSHGSNSSLYLQLVETSLKGEIAFDPRSAYYLWFVMDFCDGGDMNEYLLSRKPNRKTNTSFMLQLSSALAFLHKNQIIHRDLKPDNILISQSRLDTSDLEPTLKVADFGLSKVCSAFGQNPEEPVSVNKCFLSTACGTDFYMAPEVWEGHYTAKADIFALGIIIWAMLERITFIDTETKKELLGSYVKQGTEIVPVGEALLENPKMELLIPVKKKSMNGRMKQLIKEMLAANPQDRPDAFELELRLVQIAFKDSSWET, translated from the exons ATGGTGAGTAGCCAGCCAAAGTACGATCTAATACGGGAGGTAGGCCGAGGTAGTTACGGTGTTGTATATGAAGCAGTCATCAGAAAGACCTCTGCACGGGTGGCAGTGAAGAAAATTCGATGCCATGCACCTGAAAATGTTGAACTAGCCCTGCGTGAGTTCTGGGCACTAAGCAGTATCAAGAGCCAACATCCAAATGTGATTCACTTGGAGGAATGTATCCTACAGAAGGATGGGATGGTGCAAAAGATGTCCCACGGCTCTAATTCTTCCCTTTATTTACAG ctTGTAGAGACTTCACTAAAGGGAGAAATTGCCTTTGATCCCAGAAGCGCCTATTACTTGTGGTTTGTGATGGATTTTTGTGACGGAGGAGATATGAATGAGTATCTGTTGTCCAGGAAACCCAATCGTAAAACTAACACCAGCTTCATGCTTCAGCTGAGCAGTGCCCTGGCTTTCTTGCATAAAAACCAGATCATCCATCGAGATCTAAAGCCTGATAACATCCTGATTTCTCAAAGCCGGTTGGATACCAGTGACTTGGAACCCACACTGAAAGTGGCTGATTTTGGTCTAAGTAAAGTTTGTTCAGCATTTGGGCAGAATCCAGAAGAACCTGTCAGTGTAAACAAGTGTTTCCTTTCCACAGCGTGTGGAACAGATTTCTACATGGCTCCTGAAGTGTGGGAGGGACATTACACAGCAAAAGCTGACATCTTTGCTCTGGGGATTATCATCTGGGCAATGCTGGAAAGGATCACATTCATagacacagagacaaagaaggaactCTTGGGGAGTTATGTAAAACAAGGAACTGAGATTGTGCCTGTTGGGGAGGCACttctggaaaatcccaaaatggAACTTCTCATTCCTGTGAAGAAAAAGTCTATGAATGGGCGAATGAAACAACTGATTAAGGAAATGCTGGCTGCAAACCCTCAGGATCGTCCAGATGCTTTTGAACTAGAACTCAGATTAGTACAAATTGCATTTAAAGATAGCAGCTGGGAAACGTGA
- the PDIK1L gene encoding serine/threonine-protein kinase PDIK1L isoform X1 yields the protein MIAPSPAPPPPLPPRQLHRLQTWLSDSDKRCSLPPGGAGARPPSSGCASTRVRGRGPLTAGIPSPRGRRCTRRSTPATPHTCSQLETLTLKMVSSQPKYDLIREVGRGSYGVVYEAVIRKTSARVAVKKIRCHAPENVELALREFWALSSIKSQHPNVIHLEECILQKDGMVQKMSHGSNSSLYLQLVETSLKGEIAFDPRSAYYLWFVMDFCDGGDMNEYLLSRKPNRKTNTSFMLQLSSALAFLHKNQIIHRDLKPDNILISQSRLDTSDLEPTLKVADFGLSKVCSAFGQNPEEPVSVNKCFLSTACGTDFYMAPEVWEGHYTAKADIFALGIIIWAMLERITFIDTETKKELLGSYVKQGTEIVPVGEALLENPKMELLIPVKKKSMNGRMKQLIKEMLAANPQDRPDAFELELRLVQIAFKDSSWET from the exons ATGATCGCACCcagccccgcgccgccgccgccgctgccgcctcGGCAACTGCACCGCCTGCAAACATGGCTCAGTGACTCTGACAAAAGGTGCAGCCTCCCTCCAGGCGGGGCGGGCGCCAGGCCTCCCAGCTCGGGCTGCGCCTCCACGCGGGTCCGCGGAAGAGGCCCGCTTACCGCAGGCATCCCAAGCCCGCGCGGAAGAAGATGCACCAGGCGTTCCACCCCAGCGACCCCGCACACCTGCTCGCAGCTCG AAACCTTGACCTTGAAGATGGTGAGTAGCCAGCCAAAGTACGATCTAATACGGGAGGTAGGCCGAGGTAGTTACGGTGTTGTATATGAAGCAGTCATCAGAAAGACCTCTGCACGGGTGGCAGTGAAGAAAATTCGATGCCATGCACCTGAAAATGTTGAACTAGCCCTGCGTGAGTTCTGGGCACTAAGCAGTATCAAGAGCCAACATCCAAATGTGATTCACTTGGAGGAATGTATCCTACAGAAGGATGGGATGGTGCAAAAGATGTCCCACGGCTCTAATTCTTCCCTTTATTTACAG ctTGTAGAGACTTCACTAAAGGGAGAAATTGCCTTTGATCCCAGAAGCGCCTATTACTTGTGGTTTGTGATGGATTTTTGTGACGGAGGAGATATGAATGAGTATCTGTTGTCCAGGAAACCCAATCGTAAAACTAACACCAGCTTCATGCTTCAGCTGAGCAGTGCCCTGGCTTTCTTGCATAAAAACCAGATCATCCATCGAGATCTAAAGCCTGATAACATCCTGATTTCTCAAAGCCGGTTGGATACCAGTGACTTGGAACCCACACTGAAAGTGGCTGATTTTGGTCTAAGTAAAGTTTGTTCAGCATTTGGGCAGAATCCAGAAGAACCTGTCAGTGTAAACAAGTGTTTCCTTTCCACAGCGTGTGGAACAGATTTCTACATGGCTCCTGAAGTGTGGGAGGGACATTACACAGCAAAAGCTGACATCTTTGCTCTGGGGATTATCATCTGGGCAATGCTGGAAAGGATCACATTCATagacacagagacaaagaaggaactCTTGGGGAGTTATGTAAAACAAGGAACTGAGATTGTGCCTGTTGGGGAGGCACttctggaaaatcccaaaatggAACTTCTCATTCCTGTGAAGAAAAAGTCTATGAATGGGCGAATGAAACAACTGATTAAGGAAATGCTGGCTGCAAACCCTCAGGATCGTCCAGATGCTTTTGAACTAGAACTCAGATTAGTACAAATTGCATTTAAAGATAGCAGCTGGGAAACGTGA